One Aspergillus oryzae RIB40 DNA, chromosome 2 genomic window carries:
- a CDS encoding uncharacterized protein (predicted protein), with protein sequence MSAYRMAFPGLRSVATRRAVIPVRRSFSTSPSVRDAAGSTLPAKKPVGAFRGGIFGFLTGTIVAGASVYYYILGEYRVTNEMLTEDIYSSLALAFPFSFSSFCFITWFRPFFHLLF encoded by the exons ATGAGTGCTTACAGAATGGCTTTTCCTGGGTTGCGCTCCGTCGCAACAAGGCGCGCGGTCATCCCCGTGCGAAGGAGCTTCTCTACCTCGCCATCCGTGAGAGATGCTGCCGGCTCCACGTTGCCCGCTAAAAAACCTGTTGGGGCTTTTCGCGGAGG AATATTTGGCTTCCTTACTGGTACTATTGTTGCCGGTGCTTCCGTCTACTATTATATCCTTGGGGAGTACAGAGTGACCAACGAGATGTTGACAGAGGACATATAC TCTTCTCTTGCCTtggctttccctttttcattttcttctttctgtttcatcACTTGGTTCCGACCTTTCTTCCATCTGTTATTTTGA